A region from the Actinoplanes sp. OR16 genome encodes:
- a CDS encoding threonine/serine exporter family protein: MTTTAVTSEKELLALLGPLTEWLLASSFEGTMTCEATVRDVAARYGHEVEAVFLADAALLTVGDRTLSFAREPGVPPLDEVSERKKLIAAIHGGLPAREATARLAAIRAMPPRWRRPAQVLGLIAFTVGFGISVQATWQQVGVSALTGLLAGLLVVASAGRRRLVLVSPFVASVLVTAVVVTLSEQGLIDGGPIQLIVPALFYFIPGDAITAAALELATNRMTAGAARLIYSLAVLLVLAFGALVATVLLRVPASTLFDVPVDGNLGPALVWGGWVLFAIGVMLTFSMAPRDFPWALGLILLTAAVTEVSVRAFGDPFGTFAGAVVMTMVALRLGRRPGLPPAYVLYLGAFYVLTPGSHGLRGLESWIGGNPITGLGGLADMVGLLVAIAVGMLVGAAVSPAGDHLSPARGEA, from the coding sequence ATGACCACGACCGCGGTGACCTCCGAGAAGGAGCTCCTCGCCCTGCTCGGGCCGCTCACCGAGTGGCTGCTGGCATCCAGCTTCGAGGGCACGATGACCTGCGAGGCGACGGTCCGCGACGTGGCAGCCCGCTACGGCCACGAGGTCGAGGCGGTGTTCCTCGCCGACGCCGCGCTGCTCACCGTCGGCGACCGGACCCTGTCATTCGCCCGGGAGCCCGGCGTGCCGCCGCTCGACGAGGTCTCCGAGCGCAAGAAGCTGATCGCCGCCATCCACGGCGGGCTGCCCGCCCGCGAGGCCACCGCCCGGCTCGCCGCGATCCGCGCCATGCCGCCGCGCTGGCGCCGACCGGCCCAGGTCCTCGGGCTGATCGCGTTCACCGTCGGGTTCGGCATCTCGGTGCAGGCGACCTGGCAGCAGGTCGGCGTCTCGGCGCTCACCGGTCTGCTGGCCGGCCTGCTCGTGGTCGCCTCGGCGGGCCGCCGGAGGCTCGTGCTGGTCTCGCCGTTCGTGGCGTCGGTGCTGGTGACGGCGGTGGTCGTGACGCTCTCCGAGCAGGGGCTGATCGACGGCGGGCCGATCCAGCTGATCGTCCCGGCGCTCTTCTACTTCATCCCCGGGGACGCGATCACGGCTGCCGCGCTGGAGCTGGCGACCAACCGGATGACGGCCGGGGCGGCCCGGCTGATCTACAGCCTCGCGGTGCTGCTGGTGCTCGCGTTCGGCGCGCTGGTGGCGACGGTGCTGCTCCGGGTGCCGGCGAGCACCCTGTTCGACGTGCCGGTCGACGGCAACCTCGGCCCGGCCCTGGTCTGGGGCGGATGGGTGCTCTTCGCGATCGGGGTGATGCTGACGTTCTCGATGGCGCCCCGGGACTTCCCCTGGGCGCTGGGGCTGATCCTGCTCACCGCGGCGGTCACCGAGGTGTCGGTCCGGGCGTTCGGCGATCCGTTCGGCACGTTCGCCGGCGCCGTCGTGATGACGATGGTGGCGCTGCGTCTCGGCCGCCGTCCCGGTCTGCCGCCGGCCTACGTGCTCTACCTCGGCGCGTTCTACGTGCTGACCCCGGGCTCGCACGGGCTGCGCGGGCTGGAGAGCTGGATCGGCGGCAACCCGATCACCGGGCTCGGAGGACTGGCCGACATGGTGGGGCTACTGGTCGCGATCGCGGTGGGGATGCTCGTCGGAGCTGCGGTTTCACCCGCAGGCGACCACCTATCACCCGCACGGGGTGAAGCCTGA